The following DNA comes from Haloferax mediterranei ATCC 33500.
CCATTCACGCAGTTCTTCCAGTTACAGCGTCGCTCCATCGAGCAGAGTCAGCGGAGCATGCACCAAGGTATCGAGTTCCAAAAGCAGGTAACGCGCATGATGGTCGATGGTATGAAGGCCCAACAGTCAGTTAGCCGGAAGGGAACTGACTTCGCTCGGACCGCGGTCAAGTCATACTTCGAGATGATGGACTCGTCGGTGCCGGGAGACAACCGGATGTACGCGGACGTGAAGGACGCGATGGACGAGCAGTTCGACAGTATCGACGAGATGACCGAACAGACCTGGGATGTCATGGAAGAAAGCTTCGAGGAGAACGCAGACGCCATGGACGAAATCATGGAGCAGTCCCTGGAATACCTAGACGACGCGACTGAGGTTTACCTCGAAGGCCTACAGGAGATAGAGGAGACCTCTGCACAGGTCACACCAGACACGCCGGAGTAGTCTGTCGGTTAACTATTTTAGCCCGCCCGAGAGTATATGCCCATGTCACAACAAAAAGGGGACGAGTGGACGATGTATGCAGCAGAGATGAACGAGACGATGCTTGCGGCACTCGAACGAAACGTCGAGGCACAGACACAGTTCGTCGAGTCGTGGCTCGACGCGCTTGAGGAGACACCCGAGATGTCCACGGAGACGATAAGCGAGGGCCTCAACGGCTACGCTCGCGCCTACGAGGTGTGGATGAACGCCGCCGAACAGCAGTTCGAGCGAGCGAGCGACGCCTTCGAGGGCGAGGATGTATCTGCCAACGAGTTCCGCGATATCTGGTTGAACTCGGCGAACGAGGCATTCAAGGAGGTGATGGGTACCTCCGCGTTCGCCGCCGCGACCGGACAGACAGTCGAAGACGCACTCGAAATGCAGCGGGAAGTCGACGAAGCCGCGCAGTCGACACTGCGCACGCTCGGGTTCGCCACAGAGGGAGACATCGACGAAGTCGCAGAGCGCCTCGTCGAACTCGAACGGAGACAGCACGCCGTCGAGACGAAGCTCGACCGGCTCCTCGATGCGATGGACGTGGAGGGATGACACCAGTAACCTTCGCCTTGGACTTGCAGCGCCGACAGTGGGAGCAAGCTGCGGAACTCGTCGACCGGACTAGCGCTGCCTCTGACCGTGCCGAAACCGTGTCGGAGGTATCGGTCGGCAAAACCCCAAACGAAGTCGTCTACAAGGAGAATAAACTCAGACTCCTCCACTACGAATCGAAGACGGAGACACAGTACGATGTGCCCATTCTCATCGTGTACGCACTCATTAACCGGCCGTACATTCTCGACCTCCAACCCGACCGGAGTGTCGTTCAGACGCTCCTCGAACAAGGGTTCGACGTCTACCTCATCGATTGGGGCGAGCCGTCACGGCTCGACACCCACCTCACGCTCGATGACTACGTGACTCGGTACATCGACAACTGCGTCGACATCGTTCGCGACCGCTCGGGGCAGGACTCGATTAACCTTCTCGGGTACTGCATGGGCGGGACGATGAGCGTGATGTACGCTGCGCTCTTCCCCGAGAAGGTCAGGAACCTCGGTCTGATGGCCGCGGGACTCGTCTTCGATGACACGGGCGGAGTCCTCGAGCGCTGGGGTGACGAGCAGTACTACTCACCCAAGGCCGTGACCGATGCGTTTGGAAACGTTCCTTCGGAGTTCCTCGACGTGGGCTTCGCACTGATGGACCCTGTCGAGAACTTCGTAACCAAGTACGTCCGGTTGTTCGAGAACGTCGAGAACGAGTCCTTCGTAGAGAACTTCTCTCGGATGGAGCAGTGGCTCTCTGACGGTATCGACGTCGCGGGCGAGACCTACAAGCAGTTCTTGGAGGACGTCTACCAGCAGAACAAGCTCGCTCAGAACGAACTCATGCTCGACGGGAAGCAGGTCGACCTCGAACGACTCGAGATGCCCATCCTCCAGATTGTCGGGGAGTACGACCACCTCATCCCACCGGAGGCGAGTAAACCGTTCAACGACCTCGTTCCGAGCGAGGATACGGAGGTTATCGAAGGCGCGACTGGCCACATCGGGCTTTCCGTCTCGTCGCGCTCGCACGGAGACCTCTGGCCGGCCGTGAGTGACTGGTTCGCCGAACGTTCAGAGACAGGAACAGATGAGACACCTGACTCAGAGACGGAAGAGACCAGACCAGACTCGCAGGCGGAAGAAACGGACGAGACCCCCGATGAGGGACTCAAACCACAGGCGGCAGCGTCGAACGAAACTGT
Coding sequences within:
- the phaP gene encoding PHA granule structural protein PhaP yields the protein MSEQANPFTQFFQLQRRSIEQSQRSMHQGIEFQKQVTRMMVDGMKAQQSVSRKGTDFARTAVKSYFEMMDSSVPGDNRMYADVKDAMDEQFDSIDEMTEQTWDVMEESFEENADAMDEIMEQSLEYLDDATEVYLEGLQEIEETSAQVTPDTPE
- a CDS encoding poly(R)-hydroxyalkanoic acid synthase subunit PhaE: MSQQKGDEWTMYAAEMNETMLAALERNVEAQTQFVESWLDALEETPEMSTETISEGLNGYARAYEVWMNAAEQQFERASDAFEGEDVSANEFRDIWLNSANEAFKEVMGTSAFAAATGQTVEDALEMQREVDEAAQSTLRTLGFATEGDIDEVAERLVELERRQHAVETKLDRLLDAMDVEG
- the phaC gene encoding class III poly(R)-hydroxyalkanoic acid synthase subunit PhaC — its product is MTPVTFALDLQRRQWEQAAELVDRTSAASDRAETVSEVSVGKTPNEVVYKENKLRLLHYESKTETQYDVPILIVYALINRPYILDLQPDRSVVQTLLEQGFDVYLIDWGEPSRLDTHLTLDDYVTRYIDNCVDIVRDRSGQDSINLLGYCMGGTMSVMYAALFPEKVRNLGLMAAGLVFDDTGGVLERWGDEQYYSPKAVTDAFGNVPSEFLDVGFALMDPVENFVTKYVRLFENVENESFVENFSRMEQWLSDGIDVAGETYKQFLEDVYQQNKLAQNELMLDGKQVDLERLEMPILQIVGEYDHLIPPEASKPFNDLVPSEDTEVIEGATGHIGLSVSSRSHGDLWPAVSDWFAERSETGTDETPDSETEETRPDSQAEETDETPDEGLKPQAAASNETVAEEPEPQVVESNETTEEELEPQAVEANETAPEELESIDGIGPTYAERLASVGITSVSGLAAADPSEIAATIDVPVSRVTAWVEQASDRTD